Proteins from one Mycobacterium sp. EPa45 genomic window:
- a CDS encoding SDR family oxidoreductase, which yields MSEKVWFITGTSRGFGREWAIGALDRGDKVAATARNTDTLSDLVDKYGDAILPIQLDVTDREADFAAVKQAHDHFGRLDIVVNNAGYGHFGFIEELSEKDARDQLETNVFGALWITQAALPYLRAQGSGHIVQVSSIGGITAFPLVGIYHASKWALEGFSQALAQEVAPFGIHVTLIEPGGFDTDWSGPSSKRSAELPDYAELHRQVDEARKQRWAVPGNPKASAAAILKVVDAQTPPLRVFFGESPLQTAKADYESRIANWEKWQPVAVEAQG from the coding sequence ATGAGCGAAAAAGTTTGGTTCATCACCGGCACATCGCGCGGCTTCGGCAGGGAGTGGGCGATCGGCGCCCTGGACCGCGGCGACAAGGTTGCTGCCACGGCGCGCAACACCGACACCCTGTCCGACCTCGTGGACAAGTACGGCGACGCGATCTTGCCGATCCAGCTCGACGTCACCGACCGCGAGGCCGACTTCGCCGCCGTCAAGCAGGCCCACGACCACTTCGGCCGGCTCGACATCGTGGTCAACAACGCCGGCTACGGGCACTTCGGCTTCATCGAGGAGCTGAGTGAGAAGGACGCGCGCGACCAGCTCGAGACCAACGTCTTCGGCGCGTTGTGGATAACCCAGGCCGCCCTCCCCTACCTGCGGGCCCAGGGCAGCGGCCACATCGTCCAGGTGTCCTCGATCGGCGGTATCACCGCGTTCCCGCTCGTCGGGATCTACCACGCCTCGAAGTGGGCGCTGGAGGGTTTCTCGCAGGCGCTGGCCCAGGAGGTCGCGCCGTTCGGCATTCACGTCACGCTCATCGAGCCGGGTGGCTTCGACACCGACTGGTCCGGGCCGTCCTCGAAGCGCTCGGCCGAACTGCCCGACTACGCCGAATTGCACCGCCAGGTTGACGAGGCCCGCAAGCAGCGCTGGGCGGTGCCGGGCAATCCCAAGGCGTCGGCGGCAGCCATCCTCAAAGTCGTGGACGCGCAGACGCCCCCGCTGCGGGTGTTCTTCGGGGAGTCGCCGCTGCAAACCGCCAAGGCCGACTACGAAAGCCGCATTGCCAACTGGGAGAAGTGGCAGCCGGTCGCCGTCGAGGCCCAGGGCTGA